Proteins encoded by one window of Micromonospora coxensis:
- the recR gene encoding recombination mediator RecR: MYEGAIQDLIDELGRLPGVGPKSAQRIAFHVLSADPADVNRLAGALRKVKDLVRFCTTCYNVAESEQCRICRDPRRTDEVLCVVEEPKDVVAIERTGEFRGRYHVLGGAINPLEGIGPDNLRIRELMTRLGSGTVRELILATDPNTEGEATATYLALMVKPMGIAVTRLASGLPVGGDLEYADEITLGRAFEGRRAI; this comes from the coding sequence ATGTACGAGGGCGCCATCCAGGACCTCATCGACGAGCTGGGACGGCTGCCGGGCGTGGGCCCGAAGAGCGCCCAGCGGATCGCCTTCCACGTCCTGTCCGCGGATCCGGCGGACGTCAACCGGCTGGCCGGTGCGCTGCGCAAGGTCAAGGATCTGGTCCGGTTCTGCACCACCTGCTACAACGTGGCCGAGTCCGAGCAGTGCCGGATCTGCCGCGACCCGCGCCGCACCGACGAGGTGCTCTGCGTGGTCGAGGAGCCCAAGGACGTGGTGGCGATCGAGCGGACCGGTGAGTTCCGCGGGCGCTACCACGTGCTCGGCGGGGCGATCAATCCACTGGAGGGGATCGGGCCGGACAACCTGCGCATCCGGGAGCTGATGACCCGGCTGGGCAGCGGGACGGTCCGTGAGCTGATCCTGGCGACCGACCCGAACACCGAGGGCGAGGCGACCGCCACGTACCTGGCCCTGATGGTCAAGCCGATGGGGATCGCGGTGACCCGGCTCGCCAGCGGCCTGCCGGTCGGCGGCGACCTGGAGTACGCCGACGAGATCACCCTCGGCCGCGCGTTCGAGGGGCGCCGCGCGATCTGA
- a CDS encoding YbaB/EbfC family nucleoid-associated protein codes for MQQMLKQAQKMQQQIAKAQAELAEAELTGTAGGGLVTATVSGAGEIKSIKIDPKAVDPEDVETLEDLVVAALHNAAEAARELTEKKMGPVAGGMGGLGLPGF; via the coding sequence ATGCAGCAGATGCTGAAGCAGGCGCAGAAGATGCAGCAGCAGATCGCCAAGGCCCAGGCCGAGCTGGCCGAGGCCGAGCTGACCGGCACCGCCGGCGGTGGCCTGGTCACCGCGACCGTCTCCGGCGCCGGTGAGATCAAGTCGATCAAGATCGACCCGAAGGCGGTCGACCCGGAGGACGTCGAGACCCTGGAGGACCTGGTCGTCGCCGCCCTGCACAACGCCGCCGAGGCGGCCCGGGAGCTGACCGAGAAGAAGATGGGCCCGGTCGCGGGCGGCATGGGTGGCCTCGGCCTGCCCGGGTTCTGA
- a CDS encoding DNA polymerase III subunit gamma and tau: MALALYRKYRPRTFAEVIGQEHVTEPLSQALRSGRLNHAYLFSGPRGCGKTSSARILARSLNCEQGPTPEPCGQCQSCRELATDGGSIDVLEIDAASHGGVDDARELREKAIFAPARSRFKIYVIDEAHMVSSAGFNALLKLVEEPPEYVKFIFATTEPEKVLGTIKSRTHHYPFRLIPPKTLRPYLEQLCEAEGVKVEPAVFPLVVRAGGGSARDSLSVLDQLIAGAGPEGVSYARAAALLGVTDSALIDEMCDALAAGDGAAAYATVDRVAEAGHDPRRFASDLLERLRDLIVLQQVPDAAAKGLIDGPADQIERMAAQAQRLGPGTLSRCADIVHNGLVDMRGTTAPRLLLELICARMMLPGVDDSAGGLLQRLERMERRLTLGGVELPSAAAGSAPAAPDSGVRQEPPAPPAAAAATQPETAGPPAAAAAPSGVAAARAAAAGARPTPSAAEPAPVPDGPPPVRRPVPPSAVMPDPATPAPPRPGSTPPGTLDAVAVRRVWPDVVGKVNRSNKRIAALMRDAVVRDLDGDALVLTVKSSVLAKMMSDNAQVLTDALYEELGGRWQIRCEVAGERGGVSLGGPSRAAAPARPASPPSATPAGSGPAAGGPARPDGGGSSATPAGSGRSAAGGPTIGGQPGATGGGQPGATIGGQAGGSGGGHPGGSGGGQPGPVGGGQAGGSGGGHPRATGGGQPGAHDGLSGSGGVAAGGQGAGAPTAAGPPHQAGSAGASGHSGAHGTDPNASSTVRAGSPADAGGDDDQGWPEPARPGGGEDWPEAARPGGAATAVASDDWPQAARPGGATATATAAPAVPKPAGPATPPAAPVSSAIAAARAAAAGAGKAQRGAQPARRTADPDWAGEPPYDPDYDGPLRGGGRPEPAATPAYEGFDPGDEPLDDVIDERTARQSSEEQAVALLREAFGAEKIDEVDVR, encoded by the coding sequence GTGGCACTGGCCCTTTACCGCAAGTACCGGCCGCGCACCTTCGCCGAGGTCATCGGTCAGGAGCACGTCACCGAGCCGTTGTCGCAGGCGCTGCGCAGCGGGCGGCTCAACCACGCCTATCTCTTCTCCGGCCCCCGGGGCTGCGGAAAGACCTCCAGCGCCCGGATCCTGGCCCGCTCGCTCAACTGTGAGCAGGGCCCCACCCCGGAGCCGTGCGGGCAGTGTCAGTCCTGCCGGGAACTGGCCACCGACGGCGGCTCGATCGACGTGCTGGAGATCGACGCGGCCAGCCACGGTGGTGTCGACGACGCCCGCGAGCTGCGCGAGAAGGCGATCTTCGCGCCGGCCCGGAGCCGCTTCAAGATCTACGTCATCGACGAGGCGCACATGGTCTCGTCGGCCGGCTTCAACGCGCTGCTCAAGCTGGTCGAGGAGCCGCCGGAGTACGTCAAGTTCATCTTCGCCACCACCGAGCCGGAGAAGGTCCTCGGCACGATCAAGTCGCGGACCCACCACTACCCGTTCCGGCTGATCCCGCCGAAGACGCTGCGGCCGTACCTGGAGCAGCTCTGCGAGGCCGAGGGGGTCAAGGTCGAGCCGGCGGTGTTCCCGCTGGTGGTGCGCGCCGGTGGCGGCAGCGCCCGGGACAGCCTCTCCGTGCTCGACCAGCTCATCGCCGGCGCCGGCCCGGAGGGGGTCAGCTACGCCCGGGCCGCCGCGCTGCTCGGCGTCACCGACTCCGCGTTGATCGACGAGATGTGCGACGCGCTGGCCGCCGGGGACGGGGCGGCGGCGTACGCCACCGTCGACCGGGTCGCCGAGGCCGGCCACGACCCGCGCCGGTTCGCCTCCGACCTGCTGGAACGGCTGCGCGACCTGATCGTGCTCCAGCAGGTGCCGGACGCCGCCGCCAAGGGCCTGATCGACGGCCCGGCGGACCAGATCGAGCGGATGGCCGCCCAGGCCCAGCGGCTCGGCCCCGGGACGCTGTCCCGCTGCGCCGACATCGTGCACAACGGCCTGGTCGACATGCGGGGCACCACCGCGCCGCGGCTGCTGCTGGAGCTGATCTGCGCCCGGATGATGCTGCCCGGCGTGGACGACTCGGCCGGTGGCCTGCTCCAGCGCCTGGAGCGGATGGAACGCCGGCTCACCCTGGGTGGTGTCGAGCTGCCGTCGGCCGCCGCCGGCTCCGCGCCGGCCGCGCCCGACTCCGGCGTACGCCAGGAGCCGCCCGCCCCGCCCGCGGCTGCCGCCGCGACCCAGCCGGAGACCGCCGGCCCGCCGGCGGCTGCCGCCGCCCCGTCCGGGGTGGCCGCCGCCCGCGCCGCGGCCGCCGGTGCCCGTCCCACGCCGTCGGCGGCCGAGCCCGCCCCGGTCCCCGACGGCCCGCCGCCGGTACGCCGTCCGGTGCCGCCGTCGGCGGTGATGCCCGACCCGGCCACCCCCGCGCCGCCCCGCCCGGGCTCCACCCCGCCGGGCACGCTCGACGCCGTCGCGGTACGCCGGGTCTGGCCGGACGTGGTCGGCAAGGTCAACCGGTCCAACAAGCGGATCGCCGCGCTCATGCGGGACGCCGTCGTCCGTGACCTGGACGGTGACGCGCTGGTGCTGACCGTGAAGTCGTCGGTGCTGGCGAAGATGATGTCCGACAACGCGCAGGTCCTCACCGACGCGCTCTACGAGGAACTCGGCGGGCGCTGGCAGATCCGCTGCGAGGTGGCCGGCGAGCGCGGTGGCGTCTCCCTCGGCGGTCCGTCCCGCGCCGCCGCCCCGGCCCGACCGGCGTCCCCGCCGTCCGCGACCCCGGCCGGCTCCGGCCCGGCTGCCGGCGGCCCGGCACGCCCCGACGGCGGCGGCTCGTCCGCGACCCCGGCCGGCTCCGGCCGGAGCGCTGCGGGCGGCCCGACCATCGGCGGCCAGCCCGGCGCGACCGGCGGTGGCCAGCCCGGCGCGACCATCGGCGGCCAGGCGGGCGGCTCCGGTGGCGGTCACCCCGGCGGGTCCGGTGGCGGCCAGCCCGGCCCGGTCGGCGGTGGTCAGGCGGGCGGGTCCGGTGGCGGTCACCCGCGCGCGACCGGTGGCGGTCAGCCGGGCGCGCACGACGGCTTGTCCGGGTCCGGCGGCGTTGCGGCCGGCGGGCAGGGCGCGGGCGCCCCGACGGCCGCTGGACCGCCGCACCAGGCCGGCTCCGCCGGTGCTTCCGGCCACTCGGGTGCCCACGGCACCGATCCGAACGCCTCCTCGACCGTCCGCGCCGGTTCCCCGGCCGACGCCGGCGGGGACGACGACCAGGGCTGGCCCGAGCCGGCCCGCCCCGGCGGCGGGGAGGACTGGCCCGAGGCGGCCCGTCCGGGGGGCGCCGCGACGGCCGTGGCCTCCGACGACTGGCCGCAGGCGGCCCGTCCGGGTGGTGCCACGGCCACCGCGACGGCAGCTCCCGCCGTACCGAAGCCGGCCGGACCGGCGACGCCGCCGGCTGCGCCGGTGAGCAGCGCGATCGCCGCGGCCCGGGCGGCTGCGGCCGGTGCCGGCAAGGCCCAGCGTGGCGCCCAGCCGGCGCGCAGGACCGCCGACCCGGACTGGGCCGGTGAGCCGCCGTACGACCCGGACTACGACGGGCCGCTGCGCGGCGGTGGCCGCCCCGAGCCGGCGGCGACCCCGGCGTACGAGGGGTTCGATCCGGGCGACGAGCCGCTGGACGACGTGATCGACGAGCGGACCGCCCGGCAGTCCAGCGAGGAGCAGGCGGTGGCCCTGCTCCGGGAGGCGTTCGGCGCCGAGAAGATCGACGAGGTCGACGTGCGCTGA
- a CDS encoding NAD(P)-dependent oxidoreductase encodes MEELRNPTGRVAVVGTGAVGAAVARRLLAGGYDVTVWNRTPARTAALTGAGARSARTVDEAVAAGELVLLALTDHEAVQQCLDRLDGGLAGRTVVALCTGTPEEARRTAQRVAGLGGHHLDAGLQAGPDTIGTDAATLLFSGDPSAYERHAGTFGLLGTARFVGTAPEAASVWDLALFGLWYDAQLGLLRAMDAVRAAGVDVSTFAPSAENQLGHVVSAVSATASEIAGAEFPRGPADLGEHLTVVRHLVGLRAGRPLGDGGLAEVAARMEALVAQGRGAEGLTATVG; translated from the coding sequence ATGGAAGAGCTACGTAACCCCACGGGCCGGGTCGCGGTCGTCGGCACGGGAGCCGTCGGCGCCGCGGTCGCCCGGCGGCTGCTCGCCGGCGGATACGACGTCACGGTCTGGAACCGCACCCCGGCACGGACGGCGGCGCTGACCGGGGCGGGCGCCCGTTCCGCCCGAACGGTCGACGAGGCGGTGGCGGCCGGTGAACTCGTCCTGCTGGCCCTCACCGACCACGAGGCGGTCCAGCAGTGCCTGGACCGCCTCGACGGCGGCCTCGCCGGGCGGACCGTCGTCGCGCTCTGCACCGGCACCCCCGAGGAGGCGCGGCGCACCGCCCAGCGGGTCGCCGGCCTGGGCGGTCACCACCTGGACGCCGGTCTCCAGGCTGGCCCCGACACGATCGGCACGGACGCCGCGACCCTGCTGTTCAGCGGCGACCCGTCGGCGTACGAGCGACACGCCGGCACTTTCGGACTGCTCGGAACGGCCCGGTTCGTCGGCACCGCGCCGGAGGCGGCCTCCGTCTGGGACCTGGCCCTCTTCGGGCTCTGGTACGACGCCCAACTCGGCCTGCTGCGCGCCATGGACGCCGTACGCGCCGCCGGGGTCGACGTGTCCACCTTCGCCCCGTCGGCGGAGAACCAACTCGGACACGTGGTGTCGGCGGTTTCCGCCACGGCGTCCGAGATCGCGGGGGCCGAGTTCCCGCGCGGCCCTGCCGACCTGGGCGAACACCTGACTGTCGTACGGCACCTGGTCGGGTTGCGGGCCGGCCGGCCGCTCGGCGACGGCGGCCTGGCCGAGGTCGCCGCCCGGATGGAAGCCCTCGTCGCGCAGGGGCGCGGCGCGGAGGGGCTGACCGCGACGGTCGGCTGA
- a CDS encoding cellulose binding domain-containing protein, whose amino-acid sequence MRHRVRARAALAGATAAVTVLAAALVTMPSAQAAAPVCQVQYQVSNDWGSGATTNVVVTNTGGAAVNGWTLAWTFPGDQTIGDIWNATKTQSGSAATAGNVSWNAGIPAGGSVSFGFNLSYRGSNPTPTAFTLNGAACGDTPPTGTPSPTGDPTGTPTPGPTGTPPAGNLALGRPVTASSTESPHTAGLAVDGNGGTRWSSLYADPQWIQVDLGATYPIALVRLRWEAAYGRAYQIQTSTDGTTWTSVHSTTTGDGGTDDVAPTSANGRYVRMSGTARGTTWGYSLYEFEVYAVRPPTPPGPDCGQAPADPDANSKVRHLICYLRTHSFVSGQTDLPDADKVQQLTGRYPAMVAFDFMEYTRGTVQTQQVIDWARTRKGIVAFQWHWYCPRGGNYSAPCDFVPDLSNPSSKLYQDIDLVVREIRKMGDAGVPVLFRPLHEANNNYMWWAKKGQDAYKQLWRLIYQRAQLAGAHNIVWVFNGMASGQGTSLASWYPGDGYVDLVTSDYFQSWSDFATTKAVSSAKTTGVAETFSPLNPATDAPWPYFVVWASRDWAGSGRDVAGLWRTAMADPRTISIDQLPDMTAW is encoded by the coding sequence ATGAGACATCGCGTACGTGCCCGGGCCGCCCTGGCCGGCGCGACGGCAGCCGTCACCGTGCTGGCCGCCGCCCTGGTCACCATGCCGAGCGCGCAGGCAGCCGCCCCCGTCTGTCAGGTGCAATACCAGGTCAGCAACGACTGGGGCTCGGGCGCGACCACGAACGTCGTCGTCACCAACACCGGTGGCGCCGCCGTGAACGGTTGGACGCTCGCCTGGACCTTCCCCGGCGACCAGACGATCGGTGACATCTGGAACGCCACGAAGACCCAGTCCGGCTCCGCCGCCACCGCCGGCAACGTGAGCTGGAACGCCGGCATCCCCGCCGGCGGCTCGGTCAGCTTCGGCTTCAACCTGAGCTACCGGGGGTCGAACCCGACGCCGACCGCCTTCACCCTCAACGGAGCCGCCTGCGGCGACACCCCGCCGACCGGCACGCCGAGCCCGACCGGCGACCCGACCGGGACGCCCACCCCCGGGCCCACCGGCACCCCGCCCGCCGGCAACCTGGCGCTCGGCCGGCCGGTCACCGCGTCGTCCACGGAGAGCCCGCACACCGCCGGCCTGGCGGTCGACGGCAACGGCGGGACCCGTTGGTCCAGCCTGTACGCCGACCCGCAGTGGATCCAGGTCGACCTGGGCGCCACGTACCCGATCGCCCTGGTGCGGCTGCGCTGGGAGGCGGCGTACGGCCGGGCGTACCAGATCCAGACCTCGACGGACGGCACCACCTGGACCTCGGTGCACAGCACCACGACGGGCGACGGCGGCACCGACGACGTCGCGCCCACCTCGGCCAACGGCCGGTACGTCCGGATGTCGGGCACCGCGCGCGGCACCACCTGGGGCTACTCGCTCTACGAGTTCGAGGTGTACGCGGTGCGCCCGCCCACCCCGCCGGGCCCGGACTGCGGGCAGGCGCCGGCCGACCCGGACGCCAACTCCAAGGTCCGTCACCTGATCTGCTACCTGAGGACGCACTCCTTCGTCAGCGGGCAGACCGACCTGCCGGACGCCGACAAGGTGCAGCAGCTGACCGGCCGCTACCCGGCGATGGTGGCCTTCGACTTCATGGAGTACACCCGGGGCACGGTCCAGACCCAGCAGGTGATCGACTGGGCGCGCACCCGCAAGGGGATCGTCGCCTTCCAGTGGCACTGGTACTGCCCGCGCGGCGGCAACTACTCCGCGCCCTGCGACTTCGTGCCCGACCTGAGCAACCCGTCGTCGAAGCTGTACCAGGACATCGACCTGGTGGTCCGTGAGATCAGGAAGATGGGTGACGCCGGGGTGCCGGTGCTGTTCCGGCCGTTGCACGAGGCGAACAACAACTACATGTGGTGGGCCAAGAAGGGCCAGGACGCGTACAAGCAGCTCTGGCGGCTGATCTACCAGCGCGCCCAGCTCGCCGGGGCGCACAACATCGTCTGGGTGTTCAACGGGATGGCCAGCGGCCAGGGCACCTCGTTGGCGTCCTGGTACCCGGGGGACGGCTACGTCGACCTGGTCACCTCCGACTACTTCCAGAGCTGGAGCGACTTCGCCACCACCAAGGCGGTCAGCAGCGCCAAGACCACCGGCGTGGCGGAGACGTTCAGCCCGCTCAACCCGGCCACCGACGCGCCGTGGCCGTACTTCGTGGTCTGGGCGTCGCGGGACTGGGCCGGCAGCGGCCGGGACGTGGCCGGGCTGTGGCGGACCGCGATGGCCGACCCGAGGACCATCTCCATCGACCAGCTTCCGGACATGACCGCCTGGTGA